In Deferribacter desulfuricans SSM1, the following are encoded in one genomic region:
- the gpmI gene encoding 2,3-bisphosphoglycerate-independent phosphoglycerate mutase, which yields MKKLILLIFDGWGYREDKDNNAVILSNPENFLKLWNNCPHTLLNASEEWVGLPKGQMGNSEVGHTNIGAGRIVYQDIVRINKAIENNELDDNRNILDFIDNVKSKNNRVHLFGLVSDGGVHSHIEQLKGLIRFFKNKGVNEIYIHAFMDGRDTPPKSGINYIIDLNKFLNENDYGVIATISGRYFAMDRDKRWDRVEKAFNAIRKGEGLFFDDPEKAVIEAYYRGETDEFITPTVVDKNGIVKDGDGIFFFNFRADRARELTRAFIDEEFEYFDRGSKPDVEFITMTEYQKDFNVPVAFPPENLKNIFGEVISKKGLRQLRIAETEKYAHVTFFFNGGRELVFEGEERILVPSPKEVATYDQKPEMSVFEVVDRFEEKVTNENIDVVIMNFANPDMVGHTGVLDAAIKACKAVDEALGRVVKIADELGAVLLVTADHGNSEQMWDYENNQPHTAHTLNPVPFIIYNYDCKLKDGMGKLADIAPTMLEILNIDKPNEMTGESLIAK from the coding sequence ATGAAAAAGCTTATCTTACTCATATTTGATGGTTGGGGGTATAGAGAGGATAAGGATAATAATGCAGTAATACTTTCTAATCCAGAAAATTTTCTAAAATTGTGGAATAATTGCCCACATACACTCTTGAATGCTAGTGAGGAGTGGGTTGGTTTACCAAAAGGGCAAATGGGTAATTCTGAGGTTGGTCACACGAATATAGGCGCAGGAAGAATAGTATATCAAGATATCGTTAGGATTAATAAGGCAATCGAAAATAACGAATTGGACGATAACCGTAATATTCTGGATTTTATAGATAATGTTAAATCTAAAAATAATCGTGTTCATCTCTTTGGTTTGGTTAGTGATGGAGGTGTTCATAGTCATATAGAGCAATTAAAAGGTTTGATTCGTTTTTTTAAGAATAAAGGGGTAAATGAAATTTATATACATGCTTTTATGGATGGTAGAGATACACCACCAAAAAGTGGGATTAATTATATAATAGATTTGAATAAATTTTTAAACGAAAACGATTATGGAGTTATAGCTACTATCTCCGGTAGATATTTTGCAATGGATAGAGATAAGAGATGGGATAGAGTTGAAAAAGCTTTTAATGCCATAAGAAAAGGTGAAGGGCTGTTTTTTGATGATCCAGAAAAAGCAGTTATTGAGGCATACTATAGAGGGGAAACTGATGAGTTTATTACCCCAACGGTAGTTGATAAAAATGGTATTGTAAAAGATGGTGATGGTATATTTTTCTTTAATTTTAGAGCTGATAGAGCAAGGGAACTGACGAGAGCTTTTATTGATGAAGAGTTTGAGTATTTTGATAGAGGTAGTAAGCCTGATGTAGAATTTATAACTATGACAGAATATCAGAAAGATTTTAATGTGCCAGTTGCTTTCCCTCCTGAAAATCTTAAAAATATTTTTGGAGAAGTAATTAGTAAAAAGGGGCTTAGACAGCTTAGGATTGCCGAAACTGAAAAATATGCCCATGTAACATTTTTCTTCAATGGTGGTAGAGAGCTTGTTTTTGAAGGTGAAGAGAGGATATTAGTCCCTTCCCCTAAAGAAGTAGCTACTTATGATCAAAAACCTGAAATGTCTGTTTTTGAGGTTGTTGATAGATTTGAAGAAAAAGTTACAAATGAAAATATAGATGTTGTTATAATGAATTTTGCTAATCCTGATATGGTTGGACATACTGGAGTGTTGGATGCAGCTATAAAAGCATGTAAAGCTGTTGATGAAGCGTTGGGCAGGGTGGTTAAAATTGCTGATGAATTAGGTGCTGTTTTATTGGTTACAGCAGATCATGGCAATTCGGAGCAGATGTGGGATTATGAGAATAACCAACCTCATACTGCTCATACACTTAATCCTGTTCCATTTATTATATATAATTATGATTGTAAATTGAAAGATGGGATGGGGAAACTTGCAGATATAGCACCAACAATGCTTGAAATATTAAACATTGATAAACCTAACGAGATGACAGGTGAATCGCTAATTGCTAAATGA
- a CDS encoding TraR/DksA family transcriptional regulator — translation MDKEKLAYFKEKLLKMRSELIDKLQKKYAEAIDIGKGDGLDSADEAYKIYNRNLMLGRVETDALKLRLVEDALKRIENGTYGICISCEEEIEEKRLEYVPFARYCTECKTELEKKGLIRM, via the coding sequence ATGGATAAAGAAAAGTTGGCTTATTTCAAAGAGAAACTTTTGAAAATGAGAAGTGAGTTGATAGATAAATTGCAGAAAAAATATGCTGAGGCTATTGATATTGGTAAAGGGGATGGTTTGGATTCAGCTGATGAAGCTTATAAAATTTATAATAGGAATTTGATGTTAGGAAGAGTGGAAACGGATGCTCTTAAATTAAGGCTTGTTGAAGATGCATTAAAAAGGATTGAAAATGGGACTTATGGTATTTGTATTAGTTGTGAAGAAGAAATAGAGGAAAAAAGATTGGAGTATGTTCCATTTGCTAGGTATTGCACAGAGTGTAAAACAGAATTGGAGAAAAAAGGGCTAATAAGGATGTAG
- a CDS encoding 23S rRNA (pseudouridine(1915)-N(3))-methyltransferase RlmH, which yields MRIKIIIGAKITDRNLIELLKKYFKRLEVYHDIELIDFKSSGVESKDINKYKQFSRDCYLVGLDVEGKTMDSVTFAKKYLDNTFKDIAFLIGGADGLPNDLKKECNELFSLSKLTFCHEHALLVLAEQIYRGVMINKGHPYHK from the coding sequence ATGCGGATAAAGATAATTATAGGCGCTAAAATAACTGATAGAAATTTAATTGAGCTGTTAAAAAAGTATTTTAAGAGGCTTGAAGTGTACCACGATATAGAGCTAATCGATTTTAAAAGCTCTGGAGTTGAATCAAAGGATATTAACAAATATAAGCAGTTTTCAAGAGATTGTTATCTTGTTGGTTTAGATGTAGAAGGGAAAACGATGGATTCAGTTACATTTGCTAAAAAATATCTTGATAATACATTTAAAGATATAGCATTTTTGATAGGCGGAGCAGATGGTTTACCAAATGACTTGAAAAAAGAATGCAATGAACTATTTTCTTTGTCAAAGTTGACATTTTGTCATGAGCATGCTTTGCTTGTTTTGGCAGAGCAAATTTATAGAGGTGTTATGATAAATAAAGGGCATCCGTATCATAAATAG
- a CDS encoding protein-L-isoaspartate(D-aspartate) O-methyltransferase, which yields MSFEFKRMLMVKEQLQGRDVKDKRVLDAFLNVPRELFVLEEYKDRAYDDSPLPIGYGQTISQPYMVAKMTELLDLNEDDILLEIGTGSGYQAAIASRLCKHVYTVEIIPELVDFAKSNLKKAGIKNVTVILGDGSVGLKDYAPYDKIIITAATESVPEELFEQLKVGGYLVVPEGDRFTQWLKRYIKLEEGKIVSEDYSACVFVPLRGKKGFK from the coding sequence ATGTCGTTTGAATTTAAAAGAATGTTGATGGTTAAAGAGCAGCTTCAAGGTAGAGATGTTAAGGATAAAAGGGTTCTTGATGCTTTTTTAAATGTTCCAAGAGAGTTATTTGTTTTAGAAGAATATAAAGATAGGGCCTATGATGATTCACCGCTTCCTATCGGGTACGGACAGACTATTTCACAGCCTTATATGGTTGCAAAGATGACAGAACTGCTTGATTTAAATGAGGACGATATTTTACTTGAAATTGGTACTGGATCTGGTTATCAAGCGGCAATTGCCTCAAGACTTTGTAAGCATGTTTATACAGTAGAGATAATTCCTGAACTTGTGGATTTTGCTAAAAGCAATCTAAAAAAAGCAGGTATAAAAAATGTTACCGTTATTTTGGGTGATGGCAGTGTTGGATTGAAAGATTATGCTCCTTATGACAAAATAATTATTACAGCTGCAACAGAAAGTGTGCCTGAGGAGCTTTTTGAGCAATTAAAGGTAGGTGGATACCTTGTTGTCCCTGAGGGGGATAGATTTACTCAATGGTTAAAAAGATATATAAAGCTAGAAGAAGGTAAGATAGTATCAGAGGATTATTCTGCCTGTGTATTTGTCCCTTTGAGAGGTAAAAAAGGGTTTAAGTAG
- a CDS encoding nicotinate phosphoribosyltransferase — MFDLPTKEEILKGLTTDVYFIRTEEVLRKNNINKRVTMEVAQKGMPEEYPFGIFAGLTNVLKLLENKPVDVYAIPEGNIFFENTPVMTIIGNYLDFGIYETAILGFLCHSSGISTKAAKCKIAAGDKIVLSFGARRVHPAISGMVDKYAYIGGCDGFSVVFAEKLIGKKASGTIPHALIIQVGDTLETMKLYDAVVDEDVRRIALIDTFGDERFESLRVAEFLKDKLYGIRLDTPGSRRGNLKKIAEEIRWELDIRGFNHVKLFASGGLDEKAIIELKSVIDGFGVGTSISNAKVMDFSMDIVEIDGKPLSKKGKMSGFKYAYQCENCLNQRFSVKSDDEIICDCGNRMVMITKKVMENGKILWEEDIESIKNRVVSQFDKIKKGLYVV; from the coding sequence ATGTTTGATCTACCAACAAAAGAGGAGATATTAAAAGGGCTTACAACGGATGTGTATTTTATAAGAACTGAGGAAGTGCTAAGGAAAAATAATATTAATAAAAGAGTGACCATGGAAGTTGCTCAAAAAGGGATGCCTGAAGAGTATCCGTTTGGTATTTTTGCTGGTCTTACTAATGTGTTAAAATTATTAGAAAATAAACCTGTTGATGTTTATGCTATACCAGAAGGGAACATTTTTTTTGAAAATACTCCAGTAATGACGATTATAGGGAATTATCTAGATTTTGGTATATATGAGACAGCTATTTTAGGATTTTTATGTCACTCTTCTGGGATTTCTACAAAAGCTGCAAAATGTAAAATAGCAGCTGGCGATAAAATTGTTTTATCTTTCGGTGCAAGAAGAGTTCATCCTGCAATTTCTGGTATGGTTGATAAATACGCATATATTGGTGGATGTGATGGTTTTTCTGTTGTTTTTGCTGAAAAGTTAATTGGGAAAAAAGCATCTGGAACTATCCCCCATGCTTTGATAATTCAAGTTGGTGATACCCTTGAAACTATGAAACTATATGATGCGGTGGTTGATGAGGATGTAAGAAGAATTGCGTTAATAGATACTTTTGGTGACGAGAGATTTGAATCTTTGAGGGTTGCAGAATTTTTAAAGGATAAACTCTATGGTATTAGGCTTGATACACCTGGTTCTCGAAGAGGAAATTTGAAAAAAATTGCAGAAGAGATAAGATGGGAGCTTGATATAAGAGGTTTTAATCATGTAAAACTTTTTGCTAGTGGTGGCCTTGATGAAAAAGCTATAATTGAGCTTAAATCTGTGATTGATGGTTTTGGAGTTGGTACAAGCATTTCCAATGCAAAAGTTATGGACTTTTCAATGGATATTGTTGAGATAGATGGTAAGCCATTAAGTAAAAAAGGTAAAATGTCTGGGTTTAAATATGCGTATCAGTGTGAAAACTGTTTAAATCAAAGGTTTAGTGTAAAAAGTGATGATGAAATTATTTGTGATTGTGGAAACAGAATGGTAATGATTACTAAGAAGGTAATGGAGAATGGGAAAATTTTGTGGGAAGAGGATATTGAATCTATCAAAAATCGTGTAGTTTCTCAGTTTGATAAGATAAAAAAGGGGTTGTATGTCGTTTGA
- a CDS encoding glycosyltransferase, with the protein MRIGFISSYPPVECGIATYTQYLTDELRKKGVDTYIVSHYGSQGKNVFPAFDYDDPDFSDKSFSMMMRFTPDIVHIQHEFGLYSGKFGLNIIPLILNFRLIDIPVITTLHTVYKDMPKEHKIITDAIVRNSIKVIVHENYQKDTLLNVIDKSFEDKIAVIPHGSRVIKEIDNAKKILNLPDNSIVLTQIGYFRPSKNFETTIDIFNELANKYENILLVIAGKIRGIEHREYRDIIFKKIEESPFKNRIYLIRGQLSQSSFDTVISASDIIILPYKINSQSGILAHCLAFGKPVVSSATLSMVQTFEKSKSGFACNTLEEYIEKTAALIEDESLRKSMSINAKIYVKNEISWDIIANKHIELYKKLTKVNINLDNIITLD; encoded by the coding sequence ATGAGAATAGGTTTTATCTCATCTTATCCACCGGTGGAATGCGGAATAGCCACATATACACAGTATCTAACTGATGAGCTTAGAAAAAAAGGGGTTGATACATATATTGTATCCCATTATGGCTCTCAAGGAAAAAATGTTTTTCCTGCCTTTGATTATGATGATCCCGATTTTTCTGATAAATCTTTTTCCATGATGATGAGATTTACCCCAGATATAGTTCATATCCAGCATGAGTTTGGTTTATATAGTGGAAAGTTTGGGCTCAACATTATACCTTTAATCTTAAATTTTAGATTAATTGATATACCAGTAATTACTACATTACACACCGTGTATAAAGATATGCCCAAAGAGCATAAAATCATCACTGATGCAATAGTTAGAAACAGCATCAAAGTAATCGTCCATGAAAATTATCAAAAAGATACTTTATTAAATGTCATTGATAAAAGTTTTGAAGATAAAATTGCAGTTATTCCACACGGATCTAGAGTTATAAAAGAAATAGATAATGCTAAAAAAATCTTAAATTTGCCTGATAATTCTATAGTGTTAACTCAAATAGGTTATTTCAGGCCTTCAAAAAATTTTGAAACTACAATAGATATCTTTAACGAATTAGCTAATAAATACGAAAATATCCTATTAGTTATCGCAGGAAAAATCAGAGGTATAGAGCACAGAGAATATAGAGACATTATCTTCAAAAAAATAGAAGAATCACCGTTTAAAAATAGAATTTATCTCATCAGAGGTCAACTTTCACAATCCTCATTTGATACAGTAATTTCAGCTTCAGATATAATCATTTTGCCATATAAAATAAACTCACAAAGCGGGATACTTGCCCATTGTCTTGCCTTTGGAAAACCTGTTGTTTCAAGTGCCACACTTTCTATGGTACAAACTTTTGAAAAGTCCAAATCAGGTTTTGCTTGTAATACTCTTGAAGAATATATAGAAAAAACAGCTGCTTTGATCGAGGATGAAAGTTTAAGAAAATCTATGTCAATCAATGCAAAAATTTATGTAAAAAATGAAATATCATGGGATATAATTGCAAATAAGCATATTGAACTTTATAAAAAACTTACAAAAGTCAATATAAATTTAGATAATATAATAACTTTAGATTAA
- a CDS encoding glycoside hydrolase family 130 protein, whose product MGRFDIFERDKNNPIITRDDIPYRCNTVFNAAATEFNDEILLLLRVEDIDGHSHLTLARSKDGVNFTVDERPWITPSNDEEYAIYEIYGVEDPRITKIDDTYYITYVAFGPYGPRVGIGYTKDFKEFTRICFATVTDDKDAVLFPEKINGKYYLINRPGGMAGAGGTIWISESPDLIYWGNAKAILSPEPGWGNYKLGASTPPILTEKGWLLLYHGVRKTAGGNLYRVGAMLLDHEKPWKLISYTPHFIFAPRDFYERVGDVPNVVFPCGWIQKGDELLVYYGAADTSICLARTTVDKILENCTATPKICF is encoded by the coding sequence ATGGGCAGATTTGATATATTTGAAAGAGATAAAAATAACCCAATCATCACTAGAGATGATATTCCATACAGATGTAATACTGTGTTTAATGCTGCTGCAACTGAATTTAACGATGAAATTCTACTATTGTTGAGAGTTGAAGATATTGATGGACACAGTCATCTCACTTTGGCAAGATCAAAAGATGGTGTTAATTTTACTGTTGATGAAAGACCATGGATTACACCAAGTAACGATGAAGAATATGCAATTTACGAAATATATGGTGTCGAAGACCCAAGAATAACGAAAATAGATGATACATATTACATAACCTATGTGGCTTTTGGACCTTATGGACCAAGAGTAGGTATCGGTTATACTAAAGACTTTAAAGAGTTTACTAGAATTTGTTTTGCAACTGTTACTGATGACAAAGATGCAGTCCTATTTCCAGAAAAAATCAATGGAAAATATTATCTTATCAACAGGCCTGGTGGAATGGCAGGAGCTGGTGGTACTATATGGATTTCAGAGTCACCAGACCTGATTTATTGGGGAAATGCAAAAGCGATACTTTCTCCTGAACCTGGTTGGGGTAATTATAAGCTGGGAGCTTCAACTCCACCTATTTTGACTGAAAAAGGTTGGTTACTACTTTATCATGGAGTTAGGAAAACAGCTGGAGGAAATCTTTATAGAGTTGGAGCAATGCTTTTAGATCATGAAAAACCTTGGAAGTTAATAAGCTATACACCCCACTTTATATTTGCCCCTAGGGATTTTTATGAAAGGGTTGGAGATGTCCCAAATGTTGTATTCCCTTGTGGATGGATTCAAAAAGGTGATGAACTGTTAGTTTATTATGGAGCAGCAGATACTTCTATATGTTTAGCACGAACAACTGTTGATAAAATATTAGAAAACTGTACAGCAACACCTAAAATTTGTTTTTAA
- a CDS encoding Rossmann-like domain-containing protein — MKLLSHLIFEEVENKLENLTILDYVLGLSYVAVKTEEGIGLAYTFRNEIGGGCNILNRNLKGEPAKEIARLFFSVDILESAIGLATINSCLDNGESDNDDILERIDFNNKKVAIVGFFKPVIEKIKDIVDELFIFELKDLPGVIPPNMAKFYLPACDVVIISGTTLVNKTTEDFLCYCNDSSIKILMGPTTPLSNELAKFANIAGSFVKSDGIIDAVSKGAGMKGVKPFIEKRWLQAL; from the coding sequence GTGAAGCTTTTGAGCCATCTTATTTTTGAAGAAGTCGAAAATAAATTAGAAAATCTTACCATCTTAGATTATGTCCTAGGCTTAAGCTATGTAGCTGTGAAAACTGAGGAAGGGATTGGTCTCGCTTATACCTTTAGAAATGAAATTGGGGGTGGTTGTAATATCCTAAATAGAAATCTAAAAGGTGAGCCAGCAAAAGAGATTGCAAGACTTTTTTTCAGTGTTGACATATTAGAATCAGCTATTGGCCTTGCTACAATTAATTCGTGTCTTGATAATGGAGAAAGTGATAATGATGATATTTTAGAAAGGATAGATTTTAATAATAAAAAGGTTGCAATTGTAGGATTTTTTAAACCAGTTATTGAAAAAATTAAAGATATCGTGGATGAATTGTTTATTTTTGAATTAAAAGATTTGCCAGGTGTTATACCTCCAAATATGGCTAAGTTTTATCTTCCAGCTTGTGATGTGGTTATTATATCCGGTACGACATTGGTCAATAAAACCACAGAAGATTTTTTATGTTATTGTAACGATTCATCTATAAAAATCTTGATGGGGCCAACAACACCTTTATCTAATGAGCTTGCAAAATTTGCAAATATTGCTGGTAGTTTTGTAAAAAGTGATGGGATTATAGATGCTGTTTCAAAAGGTGCAGGGATGAAGGGGGTAAAACCCTTCATTGAAAAGAGATGGCTACAAGCGCTTTAA
- the hisE gene encoding phosphoribosyl-ATP diphosphatase produces MNLNILEKLVKTIRDRKLNPKEGSYTNSLFEAGENKIVKKLGEEFAEFLKAYLKESDERITSEFADLLYHFFVTLEYKDIKFEDVLSELERRHK; encoded by the coding sequence ATGAATCTAAATATATTAGAGAAATTGGTTAAAACTATTAGAGATAGGAAGTTAAATCCAAAAGAGGGCTCTTACACCAATTCACTTTTTGAAGCTGGTGAAAATAAGATTGTAAAAAAACTCGGTGAGGAGTTTGCAGAGTTTTTAAAAGCTTATTTGAAAGAGAGTGATGAGAGAATCACAAGCGAGTTTGCAGATTTATTATATCATTTTTTTGTTACTTTGGAGTATAAAGATATAAAATTTGAAGATGTTTTAAGTGAGCTTGAGAGGCGTCATAAGTGA
- the hisF gene encoding imidazole glycerol phosphate synthase subunit HisF, whose protein sequence is MLAKRIIPCLDVKDGRVVKGTKFVNLKDAGDPVEVAKQYDLEGADEITFLDITASAENRGIIIDVVKKTAEQVFIPLTVGGGIRTIEDIRNLLKAGADKVSINSAAVKNPDFVREASSVFGSQCIVVAIDAKRKSDGYGWEVYIHGGRTPTGIDAIEWAKRMELYGAGEILLTSMDMDGTKEGYDIELTRAVAEAVEIPVIASGGVGNLQHILEGLTKGKADAALAASIFHYKEYSIKEVKKFLKKNGVPVRL, encoded by the coding sequence ATGCTTGCAAAACGGATAATCCCCTGTCTTGATGTCAAGGATGGTAGGGTCGTAAAAGGGACGAAGTTTGTTAATCTAAAAGATGCTGGTGATCCTGTAGAGGTGGCAAAGCAGTATGATTTGGAAGGTGCAGATGAGATTACTTTTCTTGATATTACTGCAAGTGCTGAAAATAGAGGGATAATTATTGATGTTGTCAAAAAGACTGCTGAGCAGGTTTTTATCCCACTAACTGTTGGTGGTGGAATAAGGACAATTGAGGATATTAGAAATCTTTTGAAAGCTGGTGCTGATAAAGTGTCTATAAACTCTGCTGCAGTAAAAAATCCTGATTTTGTAAGAGAAGCTTCAAGTGTTTTTGGTTCTCAATGTATAGTAGTTGCTATAGATGCTAAAAGGAAATCAGATGGTTATGGATGGGAAGTTTATATCCATGGTGGTAGAACTCCTACAGGTATAGATGCTATAGAATGGGCAAAAAGGATGGAGCTTTATGGTGCTGGTGAGATACTACTTACCAGTATGGATATGGATGGCACAAAAGAGGGGTACGATATAGAGCTGACAAGAGCAGTGGCTGAGGCTGTGGAAATACCTGTTATTGCATCAGGTGGTGTGGGCAATTTGCAGCATATTTTAGAAGGATTAACCAAAGGGAAAGCGGATGCAGCATTAGCAGCTTCTATTTTTCATTATAAAGAGTATTCTATAAAAGAGGTTAAAAAGTTTCTTAAAAAAAATGGTGTACCTGTTAGACTATAA